A part of Cydia strobilella chromosome 15, ilCydStro3.1, whole genome shotgun sequence genomic DNA contains:
- the LOC134747936 gene encoding uncharacterized protein LOC134747936: MDDILKELKKIQKELNEQKITIQESGKSVTDQVTKNINELLEEKFCVWEQKHEKLKEIVENQEKRIYFLEKQARNRNVVFFGIEETESSYDTLEKNTIRWIEQYLTIKLNYSDIQEAKRLGKKGEKPRPLVVTFSTLGLKIKMFKEKHALKDTHYYMKEDYPKYVLEKRKELRDQLKLEREKGNIAILKYDKLIITKNNTKRKLETSPINNNLPNEAINSQANKKNKIQSSESSVKRSNSVTNGVIKPGMLNFLVNKNTETNKNQASKVSNA; this comes from the coding sequence ATGGATGACATCCTGAAAGAGCTGAAAAAGATACAAAAGGAGTTGAACGagcaaaaaataacaattcaagaaAGTGGGAAAAGCGTAACAGATCAAGTAACCAAGAATATTAACGAATTATTAGAAGAAAAATTCTGTGTATGGGAACAAAAACACGAAAAACTGAAAGAAATagtagaaaatcaagaaaaaaggATCTATTTTTTAGAAAAACAGGCGAGAAACAGAAATGTAGTATTTTTTGGTATTGAAGAGACCGAGTCATCATACGATACCCTAGAGAAAAACACTATTAGATGGATAGAACAATATCTTACTATTAAACTAAACTACAGCGACATACAAGAGGCCAAAAGATTGGGAAAAAAAGGAGAAAAACCAAGACCGCTAGTTGTAACTTTCTCAACTTTaggccttaaaataaaaatgtttaaggAGAAACACGCCCTAAAAGACACTCACTACTACATGAAAGAAGACTACCCAAAATATGTTCTTGAGAAAAGAAAGGAGCTACGAGATCAGCTAAAATTAGAAAGAGAAAAGGGAAACATAGCTATACTAAAATACGATAAGCTAATTATTAccaaaaacaacacaaaaagaAAACTCGAAACATCACCTATCAACAATAACTTGCCAAATGAAGCTATAAATTCCCaagccaataaaaaaaacaaaatacagtcGTCTGAATCGTCAGTCAAGAGGTCGAATAGCGTCACAAACGGAGTTATAAAGCCGGGCATGCTAAATTTCTTAGTCAATAAAAACACAGAGACAAATAAAAACCAAGCTAGTAAAGTTAGTAACGCATAG